A portion of the Paenibacillus sp. PvR098 genome contains these proteins:
- a CDS encoding Ger(x)C family spore germination C-terminal domain-containing protein gives MNILLEGDLLGKTFDTNFSDPKEIEQLEQDAESYLEKETKAMLWKLQKEYKVDILGIGRKVKAFHPQMWRKLDWKTDFPKADIKVTYDVKLRRTGMEME, from the coding sequence ATTAACATTTTGCTTGAAGGGGATTTGCTTGGCAAAACGTTTGATACCAATTTCTCTGATCCGAAGGAAATAGAACAACTGGAGCAGGATGCCGAGAGCTATCTGGAGAAAGAAACCAAGGCCATGCTTTGGAAGCTCCAAAAAGAGTACAAAGTTGATATTCTGGGAATCGGTAGGAAAGTAAAGGCATTTCATCCCCAAATGTGGCGCAAGCTCGACTGGAAAACGGACTTTCCTAAAGCGGATATTAAGGTTACCTACGACGTCAAATTGCGCAGAACCGGTATGGAAATGGAATAA
- a CDS encoding Ger(x)C family spore germination C-terminal domain-containing protein yields MVGVTKPLEIAFFMGIIGFKGGGYTAFTPYPDNSHTIMFRANYRSSKIKVQRVNGRPHAEVWVQIEGNIEEKSDEHTHYMNNKTLQSLEKEIAKLLEAGYLELIEKTQKAGTDIFGFGEYFRARESDYWNREIKTKQNWRNIYKELTVELHVQIKIRRVGIKSQ; encoded by the coding sequence TTGGTCGGCGTCACAAAGCCGCTCGAAATCGCATTTTTCATGGGAATCATCGGTTTCAAAGGAGGAGGCTACACCGCCTTTACTCCTTATCCCGATAATTCGCACACCATCATGTTTCGGGCAAACTACCGTTCGTCCAAAATCAAGGTGCAGCGGGTAAACGGTCGACCACATGCTGAGGTTTGGGTGCAAATCGAAGGGAATATCGAGGAAAAGTCGGATGAACATACACATTACATGAACAACAAAACGCTGCAATCGCTCGAAAAGGAAATTGCCAAGCTGTTGGAAGCGGGATACTTAGAGCTGATTGAGAAAACTCAAAAGGCAGGCACGGATATTTTTGGCTTCGGGGAGTATTTTCGAGCCAGAGAATCGGATTATTGGAACCGTGAAATCAAAACAAAACAAAACTGGCGGAATATTTACAAGGAACTGACCGTTGAGCTGCATGTCCAAATCAAAATCCGGAGAGTTGGAATAAAATCCCAATAA
- a CDS encoding CLC_0170 family protein — translation MHQAYVGYFLYTELLFFLSGMMLIGVDAKTYADAKNMKENRAARFLGGSIWSPG, via the coding sequence ATGCATCAAGCTTACGTCGGATATTTTTTATATACTGAACTGCTATTTTTCTTATCCGGCATGATGCTGATCGGAGTGGATGCCAAAACGTATGCTGACGCCAAAAACATGAAGGAAAACCGCGCCGCACGGTTCTTGGGTGGTTCAATCTGGTCGCCGGGCTAG
- a CDS encoding methyltransferase domain-containing protein: protein MMDPKQAKEKVQDQFSRNAEKYVSSNSHAKADDLSLLVEWLEPQADWHVLDVATGGGHVSKALSPRVEHIFAVDLTMEMLAAARNHLKGVGCRNVWFMVADAENLPFLEGSFDSVTCRIAAHHFPDPVRFIREVARVLKPGGKFLLIDNVVPEALHLDSFINTLEMLRDESHVRCCSQVQWTGWMKNAGLDVLNQRIRKKTFEFPTWVRRTARSEVQVKRVESHILQADKDIQEYCELVLKNGEISSITIDEWMVVLRKPMV, encoded by the coding sequence ATGATGGATCCGAAGCAGGCCAAAGAAAAGGTACAAGATCAGTTTTCGAGAAATGCTGAAAAATATGTATCCAGTAACTCACATGCCAAAGCCGATGACCTATCGCTTTTGGTGGAGTGGCTGGAGCCTCAGGCGGATTGGCATGTGCTTGACGTAGCTACCGGAGGTGGTCATGTTTCGAAAGCGCTTTCCCCTCGTGTAGAGCATATTTTTGCTGTTGATTTGACGATGGAGATGCTAGCCGCAGCCCGGAATCATTTGAAAGGGGTGGGCTGCCGCAATGTTTGGTTTATGGTGGCCGATGCCGAGAATTTACCTTTTTTGGAGGGTTCTTTTGATTCCGTGACCTGCCGGATTGCCGCTCATCATTTTCCTGACCCGGTAAGATTTATCAGGGAAGTGGCGCGAGTCCTGAAGCCTGGCGGCAAGTTTCTACTTATTGATAATGTGGTTCCGGAAGCGTTACATTTGGATTCATTCATCAATACATTAGAGATGTTAAGGGATGAAAGCCACGTCCGTTGCTGCAGCCAGGTTCAATGGACAGGTTGGATGAAGAATGCAGGCCTGGATGTTCTGAATCAACGGATTCGTAAGAAAACGTTCGAATTTCCTACATGGGTTCGACGAACTGCCAGATCGGAAGTGCAGGTGAAGCGGGTGGAATCTCATATCCTTCAGGCGGACAAGGATATACAGGAATACTGCGAATTGGTATTGAAGAATGGGGAAATTAGCTCCATTACGATTGATGAGTGGATGGTTGTTCTGAGAAAGCCGATGGTGTAG
- a CDS encoding manganese catalase family protein, with product MWIYEKKLQYPVKVSKCDPRMAKLLLEQYGGADGELAAALRYLNQRYTIPDKVIGLLTDIGTEEFAHLEMIATMIYKLTKDATVDQLKAAGLDAHYASHDRALYYSNAEGVPWTAAYIQAKGDPIADLYEDIAAEEKARATYQWLIDLTDDVDLQDGLKFLREREVVHSMRFREAVEIVKADQSAKKVF from the coding sequence ATGTGGATCTATGAAAAGAAGCTGCAGTATCCGGTAAAGGTTAGTAAATGTGATCCGAGAATGGCAAAGCTTTTGCTGGAGCAATATGGCGGTGCGGACGGCGAGCTCGCCGCGGCTCTCCGTTATTTGAATCAACGCTACACGATCCCGGACAAAGTCATCGGTCTGCTGACGGATATCGGCACGGAAGAATTTGCTCATCTTGAGATGATCGCTACCATGATTTACAAATTGACTAAAGATGCTACGGTGGATCAGCTGAAGGCGGCTGGACTGGACGCTCATTATGCCAGCCATGATCGGGCGCTGTACTACAGTAATGCTGAAGGTGTTCCGTGGACGGCGGCTTATATTCAAGCCAAAGGTGATCCTATCGCGGACCTGTATGAAGATATAGCGGCCGAAGAAAAAGCTCGTGCGACCTATCAATGGTTGATTGATTTGACGGATGATGTAGATTTGCAGGACGGACTCAAGTTTTTACGGGAGCGGGAAGTCGTCCACTCCATGCGGTTTCGTGAAGCAGTAGAGATTGTGAAGGCGGATCAGAGCGCGAAGAAGGTGTTTTGA
- a CDS encoding spore coat protein CotJB, which produces MQQPLPEHYYTMLQELQAIDFVLVELTLYLDTHPQDVQAIQQYNQCAQHRMHLAGCFELEFGPLKHYGQSYSKHPWQWNETPWPWQV; this is translated from the coding sequence ATGCAACAACCGCTTCCGGAACATTATTACACCATGCTGCAGGAACTGCAGGCGATCGATTTCGTGCTGGTGGAGCTCACACTTTATCTGGATACACATCCGCAAGACGTTCAAGCCATCCAGCAGTACAATCAATGCGCGCAGCATAGAATGCATCTGGCCGGATGCTTTGAGCTGGAGTTCGGTCCTCTAAAGCATTACGGGCAGAGCTATTCAAAGCACCCGTGGCAGTGGAACGAGACCCCTTGGCCATGGCAAGTTTAA
- a CDS encoding spore coat associated protein CotJA: protein MEQEKAWYPYHSPLDPCPPIMVKTYSTPPNLYINYQPMHLPQYPPMEALMRGTLWPALFSPYSPKNC from the coding sequence ATGGAACAAGAGAAAGCTTGGTATCCGTATCACAGTCCGCTGGATCCGTGTCCGCCGATTATGGTGAAGACCTACAGTACCCCGCCAAACCTCTATATCAATTATCAGCCAATGCATCTTCCCCAATACCCACCGATGGAGGCGCTGATGCGAGGTACGCTCTGGCCGGCGCTCTTTAGTCCGTACTCACCCAAAAATTGTTGA
- a CDS encoding YitT family protein: MQADLQQVKQHSKLSVSKLVRRALLIFVGAGLVSVGLEIFLVPNRIIDGGIVGISIITSHLSAIPVGIFLLVYNIPFLFVGYKQIGKTFALSTLYAVILMSAGTWLLHPVQPLTIDPLLASVFGGIILGIGVGMVIRSGGSLDGTEILAILFSKKTPFSVGEVVMFFNLFILSSAGFVFGWDRAMYSLIAYYIAFKMIDITIEGFDESKSVWIISENSREIGDAIISRLGRGVTYLQGEGGFTGGTKRVIFCVINRLEEAKLKSIVEELDQTAFLAVGNIHDVKGGRFKKKDIH, translated from the coding sequence ATGCAAGCGGACTTGCAGCAAGTCAAGCAGCACTCCAAACTGTCTGTGTCGAAACTTGTGCGCCGTGCCCTTCTCATTTTCGTTGGGGCCGGACTCGTATCCGTTGGACTTGAAATTTTTCTCGTCCCTAATAGGATCATTGATGGAGGTATTGTAGGCATCTCCATCATTACTTCGCACTTGTCGGCAATACCGGTCGGAATTTTTCTGCTGGTATACAACATTCCTTTTTTATTTGTCGGGTATAAACAAATTGGCAAAACCTTTGCCTTATCCACATTGTACGCGGTAATCCTTATGTCTGCCGGAACTTGGCTGCTGCATCCGGTTCAGCCGCTCACGATTGACCCGCTTCTCGCATCCGTGTTTGGAGGTATCATTCTCGGCATCGGGGTAGGCATGGTCATCCGCTCTGGCGGTTCGCTAGACGGAACTGAAATTTTGGCTATCCTGTTCAGCAAAAAAACACCGTTCTCCGTAGGCGAAGTCGTGATGTTCTTTAATCTTTTCATTCTCAGCAGCGCGGGCTTCGTCTTTGGTTGGGATCGGGCGATGTACTCGTTAATTGCCTACTATATTGCATTCAAAATGATCGATATTACCATTGAAGGCTTTGACGAATCCAAATCCGTCTGGATCATCAGCGAAAACAGCCGCGAAATCGGCGACGCGATCATAAGCCGTCTGGGCCGCGGCGTTACCTATTTACAAGGTGAAGGGGGCTTTACAGGCGGCACCAAACGTGTGATCTTCTGCGTGATCAACCGTCTGGAGGAAGCAAAGCTGAAATCCATCGTAGAAGAGCTGGATCAGACCGCTTTTCTTGCTGTCGGCAACATTCACGATGTGAAGGGCGGACGATTCAAGAAGAAAGATATTCATTAG
- the ytvI gene encoding sporulation integral membrane protein YtvI, with protein MSLRTIAFCAIGAVLLYGLFTTGFPFLLAILVAIFLERLVQLIMKGLRIGRLPAAAFACTLFTGAMLGFFYLVGFKIISEFIQFLKRAPGYLNEAILFFEDTTSRTGLLYQTLPSGVAEQVEKWMESGVGSIAEDLKGILLTIYGYSLEVAKAIPSLFIFFVVFIIGLYLISFSLPKLYESFLNLFDTKSRPKVSSVLNDLRRAILGFLFAQVLISLLTYILTLVGLLILRVDYPLAIALLIIIVDILPILGVSAVLIPWLVYCFLVGNTQLGIGLLILLIVIVIFRRTIEPKIIGDAIGINALAALVSMYIGFQLIGVVGLILGPVMVIVFQAMRRVGLLKINIKLDG; from the coding sequence ATGTCACTTCGAACGATAGCGTTTTGCGCCATAGGCGCTGTCCTTTTGTACGGTTTGTTTACGACTGGGTTTCCATTTTTGCTGGCCATTTTGGTTGCCATCTTTTTGGAGAGGCTTGTACAGTTGATAATGAAGGGTTTACGGATCGGACGTCTGCCTGCCGCGGCGTTCGCCTGTACGTTGTTTACGGGAGCCATGCTCGGTTTTTTTTATTTGGTTGGATTCAAAATCATATCGGAGTTCATACAATTTTTGAAGAGGGCGCCGGGTTATTTGAATGAGGCGATCTTGTTCTTTGAAGATACGACATCAAGAACAGGATTATTGTATCAGACGCTGCCGTCGGGGGTGGCGGAGCAAGTTGAGAAATGGATGGAATCCGGAGTAGGCTCGATTGCGGAAGATTTGAAAGGTATCCTGCTGACGATTTACGGTTATTCCCTAGAAGTGGCCAAGGCGATTCCAAGCTTGTTCATTTTCTTCGTAGTGTTTATCATCGGTTTATATTTGATTTCTTTCAGCCTTCCCAAGCTGTATGAATCGTTCCTGAACCTGTTCGATACCAAATCCAGGCCTAAAGTATCATCAGTCTTGAACGATTTGCGCCGTGCCATTCTCGGATTCTTGTTCGCACAAGTATTGATCAGCTTGCTTACGTACATATTGACGCTTGTAGGTTTGCTCATTCTCAGAGTCGATTACCCGCTGGCGATCGCACTCTTAATAATTATAGTCGATATACTTCCCATATTGGGTGTCAGCGCGGTTCTTATACCGTGGCTTGTCTATTGTTTTCTTGTCGGCAACACGCAGCTCGGAATCGGTCTGCTTATATTACTTATTGTTATCGTCATCTTCCGACGTACGATCGAGCCGAAAATCATTGGAGATGCTATTGGGATTAACGCTTTGGCAGCACTCGTCAGCATGTATATCGGGTTCCAATTGATCGGGGTCGTCGGACTCATTCTGGGACCAGTCATGGTGATTGTTTTTCAAGCGATGCGGCGCGTCGGCTTGCTCAAGATAAATATTAAGCTGGATGGCTGA
- the yfkAB gene encoding radical SAM/CxCxxxxC motif protein YfkAB — MSERLNVSPMPKVELTPITPEYDPWDPIRSVRLHGEHRLTSIELTVTNLCNMRCEHCAVGETLTMTEGPRIPLSTILKRLDEVEDLQTISITGGEPSYHEQTVREYIVPILRYARERGVRSQINSNVTLDLSRYELMAPYLDVMHISFNYLSADDFYEVGFARTDRRVSRETAVKLYDRMMSNAAALSQGGMFVSAESMINYRTHEKLPEIHQLIREMGCNRHEVHPMYPSAFASGLPVLKLEQTREAIHRLLDHRDKELWMLFGTLPFYACSSHEEDLSIVNRLRSEPNVTVRNDPDGRNRLNVNLFTGDVFVTDFSDVPALGNMHTDRLDQVYARWKEHSLSGSVNCYCPTAACCGPNLLVVDTYYKDVDFKMRRAVI, encoded by the coding sequence ATGTCCGAACGTTTAAACGTTAGTCCAATGCCGAAGGTGGAGCTGACGCCGATTACACCCGAGTACGATCCTTGGGATCCCATTCGTTCCGTACGATTGCACGGAGAACATCGGCTTACGAGCATTGAGCTTACCGTAACTAATCTATGCAATATGCGCTGTGAGCACTGCGCAGTGGGCGAAACGCTGACAATGACAGAAGGCCCGCGTATCCCGTTGAGTACGATCCTAAAACGGTTGGATGAGGTGGAAGATCTCCAGACGATAAGTATTACCGGCGGTGAGCCAAGCTACCATGAACAGACCGTCCGGGAATATATCGTGCCGATCCTTCGCTATGCCCGGGAGCGTGGAGTCCGATCACAGATCAATTCCAATGTTACTTTGGATCTTTCAAGGTATGAGCTAATGGCGCCATATCTTGATGTAATGCATATTTCCTTTAATTATTTAAGCGCAGACGATTTCTACGAAGTCGGATTTGCACGCACGGATCGACGTGTATCCAGAGAAACGGCCGTCAAACTATATGATCGAATGATGAGCAATGCAGCTGCGCTATCCCAAGGCGGGATGTTCGTATCTGCAGAATCAATGATCAACTACCGCACACATGAGAAGCTGCCTGAAATTCACCAATTGATTCGGGAGATGGGCTGTAACCGCCATGAAGTTCACCCCATGTATCCAAGTGCATTCGCCTCGGGACTTCCGGTACTGAAGCTGGAGCAAACGCGTGAGGCGATCCACCGGCTGCTCGATCATCGGGACAAGGAGTTGTGGATGCTTTTCGGCACACTTCCATTCTACGCCTGCAGCAGTCATGAAGAAGATTTGAGCATCGTTAACCGGCTTCGTTCCGAGCCGAATGTGACGGTTCGCAACGATCCGGACGGGCGTAATCGGCTTAATGTGAATTTGTTCACTGGCGATGTGTTCGTTACAGACTTTTCCGACGTGCCTGCACTGGGTAATATGCATACGGATCGGTTAGATCAGGTGTACGCAAGGTGGAAAGAGCATTCGTTAAGCGGATCTGTCAACTGTTATTGCCCTACAGCAGCATGCTGCGGACCTAATCTCCTTGTTGTCGATACGTATTACAAGGATGTTGATTTTAAGATGCGCCGCGCGGTCATTTAG
- a CDS encoding HD-GYP domain-containing protein, with translation MRLLPISMVESGMRLAKRIYNSEGLPLLMEEVELTQTMIRRLTDLGVDFVYIDDPRTRDITVKDAISEETRIRAVSEIRSSFRQMMGDQIKRTSITGLQLGKAFRGVMDMILNDMTSHKDSMIMLTNISAMDDYLFQHSLNVCIYSTMLGMAHDYTRDELMTLGIGALLHDIGKTQIPLELLRKKEPLTDKEFDLIKQHTVYGFQFLKDEPNIPLLAAHCALQHHERMDGSGYPRRLKGTEIHEYARLIGVVDSYDAMTTHRVYRNAMLPHQALEIIFAGSGTLYETQKVELFRDKIAIYPIGITVTLNTGEKGVVVDLNSKAPHRPVVRLLYDAEGQELKDTPEIDLSKALSVMVVGVNEKALDPDSGSKARA, from the coding sequence ATGCGCTTGCTCCCGATCAGCATGGTAGAGTCCGGTATGCGGCTCGCAAAAAGAATTTATAATTCGGAGGGGCTTCCCCTGCTGATGGAAGAAGTCGAATTGACGCAAACTATGATTCGACGACTGACGGATCTCGGGGTCGATTTTGTATACATCGACGACCCGAGAACTCGTGACATCACGGTCAAGGATGCGATCTCTGAGGAGACTCGAATTCGAGCCGTCTCCGAAATACGAAGCTCTTTCCGGCAAATGATGGGGGATCAGATCAAACGCACATCAATTACCGGTCTTCAGTTAGGCAAGGCATTTCGCGGTGTCATGGACATGATTTTGAATGATATGACCAGTCATAAAGACTCCATGATTATGCTGACCAATATTAGCGCAATGGACGACTATTTGTTTCAGCACTCCCTGAATGTATGCATTTATTCTACCATGCTCGGCATGGCTCATGACTATACGCGTGATGAATTGATGACGCTCGGCATTGGGGCGCTGCTGCACGATATCGGAAAAACACAAATACCGCTCGAACTGCTTCGCAAAAAAGAGCCGTTGACTGATAAAGAATTTGATTTAATTAAACAGCATACCGTATACGGCTTTCAATTTTTGAAGGACGAGCCCAACATTCCGCTGCTTGCAGCGCACTGCGCTTTACAGCATCATGAACGGATGGATGGCAGCGGATACCCCCGGAGGCTGAAGGGAACCGAAATACATGAATATGCGCGGCTAATCGGAGTTGTAGATTCATATGACGCGATGACAACACACCGTGTGTACCGGAATGCCATGCTTCCCCATCAGGCTTTAGAGATTATTTTTGCAGGCTCCGGGACCTTGTATGAAACACAAAAAGTTGAGTTGTTCCGAGATAAAATCGCCATTTATCCGATCGGCATTACCGTTACCCTGAATACAGGGGAAAAAGGGGTCGTTGTGGATCTCAACTCCAAGGCGCCGCATCGACCGGTCGTTCGACTTTTATATGATGCTGAAGGCCAAGAGCTGAAGGACACACCGGAAATCGACTTATCGAAGGCACTGTCGGTGATGGTCGTCGGCGTGAATGAAAAGGCATTGGATCCCGATAGCGGCAGCAAAGCCCGCGCATAG
- a CDS encoding undecaprenyl-diphosphate phosphatase, with amino-acid sequence MYDWWVAVIIGIVEGLTEFLPISSTGHMILTGTLLGIPETDELIKSFEIVIQLGAILAVVIVYWQRILRLFGLGRERPTAGKGMNLLHILLAIVPAMTVAYLLSDFIKEHLFSPQTVLIGLVLGGILLIIGEKQQPAITASDVDELTYKQAFMIGLWQIVALWPGFSRSGSTIAGAMLAGASRGAAADFTFIIAIPVMVVATGYEMLKSAGSFSSADIGFFAVGFVVSFVVALLAVVTFIKFVQKFSLTYFAYYRFILAGLFWFFILR; translated from the coding sequence ATGTACGATTGGTGGGTAGCGGTAATCATAGGCATAGTAGAAGGGTTAACCGAGTTTTTGCCGATTTCCTCTACAGGCCATATGATATTGACTGGGACTCTTCTTGGGATTCCGGAAACCGACGAATTGATAAAATCGTTCGAAATCGTTATTCAGCTTGGTGCCATATTGGCGGTAGTTATCGTGTATTGGCAGCGAATCTTAAGGCTGTTCGGACTTGGCAGGGAGAGGCCTACGGCAGGCAAAGGAATGAATTTGCTGCACATATTGCTTGCGATTGTTCCGGCAATGACGGTGGCATATTTATTGAGCGATTTCATTAAAGAGCATTTATTTTCGCCCCAAACGGTTCTGATCGGTCTTGTGCTGGGAGGTATTCTGCTCATTATTGGCGAGAAGCAGCAGCCGGCTATTACGGCAAGTGATGTGGATGAGTTAACCTACAAGCAAGCCTTTATGATCGGTTTATGGCAGATTGTGGCGCTCTGGCCCGGCTTTTCCCGTTCGGGATCGACAATAGCCGGAGCTATGCTGGCCGGGGCAAGCCGGGGTGCCGCTGCTGACTTTACGTTCATAATCGCCATTCCCGTGATGGTGGTGGCCACAGGGTATGAGATGCTGAAGAGCGCAGGAAGCTTCTCTTCTGCGGATATCGGCTTTTTCGCTGTCGGCTTTGTCGTATCTTTCGTCGTTGCGCTGTTAGCGGTAGTCACGTTCATTAAGTTCGTGCAAAAGTTCAGCTTAACTTATTTCGCATACTATCGGTTTATCCTTGCTGGTTTGTTTTGGTTTTTTATTCTTCGGTGA
- a CDS encoding bifunctional UDP-sugar hydrolase/5'-nucleotidase, with translation MPERIRLRVLHTNDIHSHFEQLPRIASIIGRLREEAGAEHTLSLDIGDHIDRMRPETEGTGGLANIALLNAIGYDAVTLGNNEGLTCSADVLNDLYGKHVQSKVVLANLRDAATGCLPSWASPYTIICKSGVQIGLIGVTACFPDFYGLLGWEVSDPFEAIASLAADLRPKVDVLIVMSHLGLSNDERMAVEIPGIDLILGGHTHHLLEEPIRSGRTLICAAGKFGQYVGVVDLELDALSKRLLQAEGAVRPVAGSEEEETIRLQIEEFAVMAKASLDREVGRLDYELAVDWYGESRLGNLLAAGLRDWVGAEIGLVNAGVLLGGLPKGLVSAGTLLELCPSPINPCRMMLSGAHLLKALEESLLPEFMDKPLHGFGFRGKVLGTLCVDGMTIEYDPEAQPYSRILSVRVGTEALELDRLYTVGTIDMFTFRRGYLSIAEGLEPQFFLPEFLRDVLLKELHDARAMKDSARKRWVRMYG, from the coding sequence ATTCCGGAGCGGATTAGGCTTCGTGTCCTTCATACGAACGATATTCACAGCCATTTTGAACAATTGCCCCGCATCGCTTCAATCATCGGCAGGCTTCGGGAAGAAGCCGGGGCGGAGCACACGCTTTCGCTTGATATTGGAGATCATATCGACAGGATGCGACCGGAAACCGAAGGAACCGGAGGGCTTGCCAACATTGCTCTGCTGAATGCAATAGGTTACGATGCCGTGACTTTGGGAAACAACGAAGGATTGACTTGTTCGGCCGACGTGCTAAACGATTTGTATGGTAAACATGTTCAGAGTAAGGTAGTGCTCGCTAATTTGCGTGATGCCGCAACAGGATGCTTGCCGTCATGGGCCAGCCCTTATACGATCATCTGTAAATCGGGGGTTCAAATCGGACTGATTGGCGTAACCGCCTGTTTTCCCGATTTTTATGGATTATTGGGATGGGAGGTTTCAGATCCGTTCGAAGCGATTGCATCGCTAGCAGCAGATCTCCGTCCGAAGGTTGATGTGCTTATCGTGATGTCCCATCTCGGTTTAAGCAATGATGAGCGAATGGCAGTCGAAATCCCCGGTATCGATTTGATTCTGGGCGGACATACCCATCATTTGCTGGAGGAACCCATCCGGTCAGGACGTACGCTCATCTGCGCGGCGGGTAAATTCGGTCAGTACGTCGGGGTTGTGGACCTGGAGCTAGATGCACTTTCCAAGCGGCTGCTGCAAGCAGAGGGCGCTGTTAGGCCGGTTGCCGGATCTGAGGAAGAAGAGACCATTCGATTGCAAATTGAGGAATTCGCAGTCATGGCCAAAGCTTCGCTCGATCGGGAAGTGGGAAGGCTTGATTACGAGTTGGCCGTTGACTGGTACGGCGAATCCAGGCTTGGTAATTTGCTTGCCGCTGGCTTACGCGATTGGGTAGGCGCTGAAATCGGACTGGTGAATGCAGGTGTGCTTCTTGGTGGGCTTCCTAAGGGACTTGTATCAGCAGGAACGCTGCTCGAGTTGTGCCCTTCACCGATCAATCCTTGCCGGATGATGCTGAGCGGAGCGCACCTGCTCAAAGCACTGGAGGAGTCGCTTCTTCCCGAATTTATGGACAAGCCTCTCCATGGCTTTGGCTTCCGAGGGAAAGTGCTCGGCACACTCTGTGTAGACGGAATGACCATTGAGTATGACCCCGAGGCGCAGCCTTACTCGCGAATCCTCTCCGTTCGTGTCGGAACCGAAGCGCTCGAGCTGGATCGGCTGTATACCGTTGGCACCATCGACATGTTTACGTTTCGCAGAGGATACCTCTCGATCGCAGAGGGCTTGGAACCGCAATTTTTTCTGCCCGAATTTTTGCGGGATGTTCTCCTGAAGGAGCTGCATGACGCCAGAGCAATGAAGGACAGCGCTCGCAAGCGCTGGGTTCGTATGTACGGATAA
- a CDS encoding molybdopterin-dependent oxidoreductase: MIEVYDDLRGDARYSSAGELASICPESFTAHDRVVGVNGKAIDWNTWYTTWISRQGGPSDRMPTHLQVMASDEFQATIPWPELAHAFLLVEQENGEPLKKGFPIRLYVPDGSSECLNVKSVVKIRILYEEKSEIEATYGFKNTVTAEQLRKPNPQN; this comes from the coding sequence ATGATCGAAGTATATGATGATCTAAGGGGTGACGCCCGTTATTCTTCTGCTGGCGAGCTTGCGTCTATATGTCCCGAGTCGTTTACTGCCCATGATCGTGTAGTGGGAGTGAACGGCAAAGCGATCGATTGGAATACTTGGTACACGACATGGATCTCTCGGCAAGGAGGGCCATCCGACCGTATGCCGACCCACTTGCAAGTCATGGCTTCGGACGAGTTTCAAGCCACAATCCCTTGGCCCGAACTTGCGCATGCGTTCTTATTGGTTGAGCAGGAGAATGGAGAGCCACTGAAGAAAGGATTTCCCATCAGACTATATGTTCCTGATGGGAGCAGCGAATGCCTCAACGTGAAAAGTGTTGTAAAAATTCGTATCTTATACGAGGAGAAATCGGAGATAGAAGCAACCTACGGTTTCAAGAACACTGTAACGGCAGAGCAGCTGCGAAAACCAAATCCACAAAACTGA